The DNA segment CGTGAAGGTGAATTTGTTTGCTTAATCGGTCACTCCGGCTGCGGTAAATCAACCTTACTTAACATGATTTCCGGCTTCAATACACCCAGCGAAGGCGTAGTTCTCCTGCAAGACAAACCCATCACCGAACCAGGCCCCGACCGGATGATGGTCTTCCAAAACTACTGTTTATTACCTTGGCTGAATGTTTTTGAAAACGTTTACCTAGCCGTAGATGCAGTATTTCCCAACAAACCCCAAGCCGAAAAACGCGCCATCGTCAGAGAACACTTAGCAATGGTGGGACTGACAGAAGCCGCCGAGAAGAAGCCTAGCCAGATTTCCGGGGGGATGAAACAACGAGTGGCGATCGCTCGCGCCCTATCCATCCGCCCCCAAGTATTGATTCTCGATGAACCTTTCGGCGCATTAGACGCAATCACCAAGGAAGAATTACAAGAAGAACTACTACAAATTTGGAGTGACCATCAAGTCACCGTCCTCATGATTACCCATGACATTGATGAAGCCCTATTCCTAGCCGACAGAGTTGTGATGATGACCAACGGCCCAGCCGCCCAAATCGGCGAAATCCTCGATATTCCCTTCGATCGCCCCCGCAACCGTCGCCGCATCATGGAAGATCCAAAATACTACGACTTGCGGAACTACGCCCTAGATTTCTTGTTTAACCGCTTTGCTCATAATGAGTAGTCATTAGTCAACAGTCAACAGTCATCAGTCTATTTTCTTCCCCCTGCTCACTACCCCACTCTTTTTTTGAATTTTGAATTTTGAATTTTGAATTCGGAGCGAAGCGACGTGACTGAATCTACCAAAACCCTATGTCCTTATTGTGGTGTCGGCTGTGGACTAGAAGTAACACCACCCGCCCAACTCAACAAAGCCACAAATCGAGATAGCCAAGGAAATCCAACTTGGCGGGTGCGGGGTGATAAAGCCCATCCATCTAGCCAGGGTATGGTTTGTGTCAAAGGGGCAACGATCGCCGAATCTTTGGATAAAAATAGATTACATTACCCAATGGTACGGGAATCACTTGATCAAGAGTTCCGCCGTGTCAGTTGGGATGAAGCTTTTGACCTCATCACCAAGCGTATTCAATCTGTGCGCTTTACCCAGGGGGCGGAAGCTATATGTATGTATGGTTCCGGTCAATTCCAAACGGAGGATTACTACATAGCCCAAAAACTGATGAAAGGTTGTTTGGGTAGCAATAATTTTGATGCTAACTCTCGGCTATGTATGTCTAGTGCGGTCTCTGGGTATATTCAAAGTTTTGGGGCTGATGGGCCTCCCTGCTGCTATGAAGATTTGGAGTTAACTGACTGTGCATTTTTAATTGGGACAAATACCGCCGAATGTCACCCGATTGTTTTTAACCGCCTGGAGAAGTACCACAGAAAAAACCATAAGGTAAAAATGATTGTGGTTGATCCTCGACGCACACCCACAGCCGAAGCAGCTGATTTACATTTGGCGATTAAACCGGGTACAGATATTGACTTGTTAAATGGAATTGCTCATTTGTTAATGCGTTGGAACATGATAGATGTCGGTTTCATCGATGACTGTACCAGAAACTTTTCGGCTTACGCTGAGGTAATTCGCCACTATTCGCCGGAGGTAGTAGCTCGTCAATGTGGTATCACCATCGAAGATTTAGAAACCGCCTCCCGTTATTGGGGTGAATCGCAGCGTGTGTTGTCCTTATGGTCGATGGGTGTAAATCAATCAAGTGAAGGTACAGCCAAAGTCAGAACGATTATTAACCTGCATTTGATGACGGGACAAGTCGGAAAACCAGGGGCTGGGCCTTTCTCTCTCACTGGTCAACCGAATGCAATGGGAGGAAGGGAAGCAGGCGGTTTAGCTCATTTATTACCGGGTTATCGATTGGTGAAAAATCCCCAACACCGGGCAGAATTAGAAGCATTTTGGGGATTCCAGCCAGGGCAAATTTCACCCCATCCTGGTTTAACTGCATGGGACATGATCACTGGCTTGGAAGACGGTAACGTGGGTTTACTGTGGATTGCGGCTACTAACCCAGCTGTAAGTATGCCAGATTTGGAACGGACGAAAAAGGCATTATTGCGATCGCCTTTCACCATCTACCAAGATGCTTACCACCCCACAGAAACTACAGCTTATGCCCATGTCTTGTTACCAGCAGCCCAGTGGGGTGAAAAAACTGGTATCATGACTAACTCAGAACGTCGAGTTACCCTATGTCAAGCCTTCCGCCAACCACCACGAGAAGCTAAACCAGATTGGGAAATCTTCGCAGAAGTGGGACGCAGATTAGGTTTTGAGGACAAGTTCGCCTTTACTAACTCAGCCCAAGTATACGCCGAGTTTACCCAACTGACCAAGGGTCGCCCTTGTGATATGTCTGGTATCAGCCATCAACAATTGCAAGCCCAAGGCCCCACTCAATGGCCCCACTCCTCTATAAATATCGAAACACAAAAACCAACTCAACACCCAACAGTCAACAGTCAACAGTCAACAGTCACCAGTCAACAGTCAAAAAGACTCTACACTGATTTACGTTTTCATACCCCTGATGGTCGCGCTCGATTTGGCGCATATTATTCTAAGGGATTAGCAGAACCACCAGACCCTAGTTATCCTTTTGTGTTGACTACTGGACGATTATACGGACATTGGCACACCCAAACCCGTACTGGTCGCATTGAAAAAATCCGCGCCATGCACCCCGAACCATTTATCGAAATTCATCCTCGTGATGCGGCGAAGTTAGGCATTACTGATAATGTGGTGGTGGAAGTGCGATCGCGTCGAGGTAGCGCCAAGTTTCCCGCCAAGGTGACAAAAGCTATTTCCCCAGGTACAGTTTTTGTGCCTATGCACTGGGGTAAACTCTGGGCAGATGACGCAGAAGCTAACGCCCTCACCCATTCAGAATCTTGCCCCGATTCACTGCAACCAGAATTAAAAGCCTGTGCAGTCCAATTAATACCAATCTCCGTAGAAAACACAGCCCAAAATTATCAACTCCAGTCATCTCAGTGGTAAGCTGTTACGCATTTAAATTGTATATTTCGCACTCAGGTTGTCAAAAGTCAAAAGTCAAAAGTCCAAGCTAGCCTTTGACCCTGTACTCTTGACTGTGGACAGATATGAGGCAAGAATAGTTGATTTAGGCGCGTATCAGCTTAGTAGCGTAAGGCAGAAGTCAAAAGTCAAAAGTCGAAAAAACCGTATTCCGGGCTTTTACACCATTTGAAATGGTATGTTTATCTTGGCTTACAAAGACTGACTGAGAATTGGGGTGCAGCCAATGAGGAAAATAATTAGGCAAATTTTGGGAATCACGAAAGATGAGAACTTCATGCACGCTATTGAACATATAGAAGTGCTGGTTTCTAAAGTTCTATCTATTTTTATGGTAGTAGTAATTTTAGTGGCGATCGCTGATTTAGCAATTTTCATTATTAAGGAAGTATTTACTACACCCTACGGCTCAATTAACACAACACTATTTAAAGTCTTTGGTTTATTTTTAAATATCCTCATTGCTTTAGAAATTTTAGAAAATATTACAGCTTATCTCAAGAGACACGTTTTCCAGGTTGAGTTAGTAATTGTTACTTCTTTGATCGCTGTAGCTAGAAAAATTATTATTCTTGATTTAGAAAAAGTGAAAGGGATTGATATTATTGGCTTGGGCGTGGCAATTTTAGCTCTGTCAATTAGTTATTTAATCATTCGTTTTAGTAATTCCAACAACAGACATTAACTTGTTTTAAATATATTTTAAAATACTCCATTTTTTGTTATCATTCTAATTTAATAGAAGCAATTTTGGTATTGAAATTATAATTTCAATCGCTCATTTATGGCAGAATTCTTTGAATTTGAATCAGATTTTGTTGATTCCCTGCGCTGCATACCTATGCAGGTGCGCTATAAACTTGATACCTGCGGCATTAAGCTAAAATTAGCTGACTGGAACCAGATGACTCAAGCCGAAAGAGAGGCTTTAGTTGAATTACCTTGCACGACAGCAGCAGAAATTCAATCTTACCAAGAATATATCCAACATTTAATTATCAATCGAACTGGTACACCACCTGGAAATTTACCGATTGACTCTAAGCCAGCTTGGCTAGACTCTAGCAGCATACCAGATAGCATTGAAGATAAAGCTCAAGAAATAGGCGTGACTTTAACTTTGTCACAGTGGGTAAATTTAACGCCCTTACAACGTTTTGCTTTAATTAAACTCAGCCGTTCAGGACATGAAAACAAAAATTTTCCCAAGGCGATCGCCGAGTTTAATATAAGTAGAATAGGGTAGGTAATTAAAGGTTTGTAGTGAGGAATTTAGTTTTCTCTGCGAGACGCTCCGCGAACAAAAAAAGACTAAAGTCCTTACTACTAACTCAATCCCATTGTTTTTACATGATTTAACATAGTTAGTTTTTTTTAGTCGTTTTCTTAGTTTAATTGGTAATTGGTAAAAGGTGTCGGGTACTAAATTTGAGCATCCCGAAGTAGCTACAGTCTAGTCAAACTTATATACGGGCTTTGAAAAATAAAACCCCGTTTATTCAACGGGGTTTTATCTGTGGCAATTTTGTAGTGCTGCCACTGTATGAAATTTTTAAGGCACAGCAATTATCTTGATTCAAATAAAATTTTATGGCATATATCAAGGTATCTTTTATATCTTTATAAAGATATGAATATCTATCAATCGGCTGAGTTTTAAGGATTTGATCAAGGGGAAAAGATGTTGTAGGTATCTTTTCCCTTTGCTTTTATCACTTTGCTTTTAAGTTATACCAATTCACAAAATATTTAAGACAGTCGCTACGTTGGTTGATACGCATCTGTTGCATTTTTTTCGGGAAATGGTATTAGTTTACTTTTGGCGATCGCACTAGCGAGACTTACTAGTCTTGGAACCGCCTGCTGATTGGGCTTCTTGAATTAACTGCGGCAGATGTTGCTCTATTTTTTGAGATGTTTGCTCTTCCTGCTGCAAGTTTTGCCGTAACAGTTGTACGACTTGATCTTGTCCCATCTGTTCGGCGGCTCGAATTAAACCACGGTAACAGGCAATTTCTAGCTGTTCCACTTTGGCTTGACCACCAGCTAGCCCTAGATTAAGAATTTGTTGATTTTCAGAAGCTAGGAGCATTAACTTTTGACCATCACTGACAAGACCAGCAGCAGCATCACAAGTAACCCGCCTTGGTTGCTGTCCCAAAGCGTTGAACACCTGTTCTAGATTGCGAATTTGCTGTTCTGTTTCGCGGATGTGAGTTTCAATCAAAGACCTGAGTTGACTATTTTGGCAACACTGCAACATTGTCTGTTGGGCTTCCCAGAAGCGATGTTCCGCGTCATACATAGCACCAACTTCGTAGATAAACTTTTCTTGGAAGTTGTTGATTCTGGCAGTTCCTGGACGTTCGCTTAGTTGAACCATTGTTCTTCTCCTGAACTTCGGTTGACCCCTCTAAACTACGTTTGTCCCTCAAGGCTTCTCGTCTTACCTAAGACACAACAGACGTTAAATACTGTTAATTCTCAATGCTAAGACAGATACAAAAAACTCTAAGAAGGCGGAAAACACTCTACTCTCATTCCTGAACTCCCGACCAAGCCACATGAGACATCAGGTAAAGTAAAGATACATTAAGAATGCGCTGAGAATTAAATGACTGTTTCACAATTGCAGGAAATTTCTGCTCAGTTAGAAAGTCCAGATTTGCGCGATCGCATGGTAGCTCTTGCTAATTTGCGAAATATAGCTGCTGAGGATGCTGTACCTTTAATTAAAAAGGTATTGGACGACGAATCTTTACAGCTGCGATCGATGGCAATCTTTGCTCTAGGCATCAAACAAACAGCAGAATGTTACCCAATCTTGGCAACCATTCTCCAAAATGACCCAGATTATGGCATTCGCGCTGATGCGGCTGGCGCATTGGGATACTTGGGTGATATTAGAGCCTTTGAAGTGCTGTCACGAGCATTTTACGAAGACACAGACTGGTTAGTCCGTTTTAGTGCGGCAGTTTCTCTTGGTAATCTCAAAGACCCACGCGCCCATGAAGTCTTGATGCAGGCGTTAGATAGCAAAGAAGGAGTCATCCAGCAAGCTGCTATCTCTGCCTTAGGTGAAATACAAGATATTGAGTCGGTTGATAGTATCCTGCGCTTTGCTCAGTCAGATGATTGGTTGGTGCGCCAACGTCTGGCAGAATCCTTGGGTAATCTTCCCACTCCCAAGAGTGTATCAGCTTTAAAATACTTAGAAAAAGACAGTCATCCTAATGTTGCCGAAGCTGCGAGGATTGGTCTAAAAAGACTTGAGGAAATGGGTAATCAAGCTTAATATCACGTCCCATACTAGCTTTTAATAATAATAAGTGGGATTTTTAAATTAAGACTCAGGGAATTTAATTCATGAATATTGAAGAATTTTTTGAATTGAGTGCAGGTAAATGGTTTTCTCATCGTACCAGTCATCATTTAGCTTTTAAGCAATCGGAAGATGGCAAGTCTGATCTGGTAATTGAGTCACTAGCCGCAGATCATCCAGAAGTCATCAAGTTGTGCGAATTGTACGAAGTTCCTGCTAGTGCTGCTTCATGCGGTGCGAGGGTTAGCTGGAACGGTACTATGGAATGGGATGAAGAAAAACATACTGGATCTACAGTGTTAGCTACTGTACCAGATGTGGATAATCCCAACGAAGGTAGATTACTGCGGGAAATGGGTTATGCCGAGAAAGCCCCTGTAGCTGGACGTTACAAGATGGGCGACGATGGCGCTTTGACTCTGACGACAGAGTACGAAACCATGTGGTCAGAAGAACGCTTATGGTTTGCTAGCCCTAATTTACGGATGCGCGTCAGTGTCTTAAAGCGTTTTGGGGGCTTTAGTATGGCTTCCTTTACTTCTGAG comes from the Nostoc sp. PCC 7120 = FACHB-418 genome and includes:
- a CDS encoding nitrate ABC transporter ATP-binding protein (This model describes the ATP binding subunits of ATP-binding cassette (ABC) transporters for nitrate transport, or for bicarbonate transport, in bacteria and archaea.), with product MQIINRNNQTNLKPQKTDNFLVVEGVSKIYPTPEGPYTVLDGIDLKVREGEFVCLIGHSGCGKSTLLNMISGFNTPSEGVVLLQDKPITEPGPDRMMVFQNYCLLPWLNVFENVYLAVDAVFPNKPQAEKRAIVREHLAMVGLTEAAEKKPSQISGGMKQRVAIARALSIRPQVLILDEPFGALDAITKEELQEELLQIWSDHQVTVLMITHDIDEALFLADRVVMMTNGPAAQIGEILDIPFDRPRNRRRIMEDPKYYDLRNYALDFLFNRFAHNE
- a CDS encoding molybdopterin oxidoreductase family protein is translated as MTESTKTLCPYCGVGCGLEVTPPAQLNKATNRDSQGNPTWRVRGDKAHPSSQGMVCVKGATIAESLDKNRLHYPMVRESLDQEFRRVSWDEAFDLITKRIQSVRFTQGAEAICMYGSGQFQTEDYYIAQKLMKGCLGSNNFDANSRLCMSSAVSGYIQSFGADGPPCCYEDLELTDCAFLIGTNTAECHPIVFNRLEKYHRKNHKVKMIVVDPRRTPTAEAADLHLAIKPGTDIDLLNGIAHLLMRWNMIDVGFIDDCTRNFSAYAEVIRHYSPEVVARQCGITIEDLETASRYWGESQRVLSLWSMGVNQSSEGTAKVRTIINLHLMTGQVGKPGAGPFSLTGQPNAMGGREAGGLAHLLPGYRLVKNPQHRAELEAFWGFQPGQISPHPGLTAWDMITGLEDGNVGLLWIAATNPAVSMPDLERTKKALLRSPFTIYQDAYHPTETTAYAHVLLPAAQWGEKTGIMTNSERRVTLCQAFRQPPREAKPDWEIFAEVGRRLGFEDKFAFTNSAQVYAEFTQLTKGRPCDMSGISHQQLQAQGPTQWPHSSINIETQKPTQHPTVNSQQSTVTSQQSKRLYTDLRFHTPDGRARFGAYYSKGLAEPPDPSYPFVLTTGRLYGHWHTQTRTGRIEKIRAMHPEPFIEIHPRDAAKLGITDNVVVEVRSRRGSAKFPAKVTKAISPGTVFVPMHWGKLWADDAEANALTHSESCPDSLQPELKACAVQLIPISVENTAQNYQLQSSQW
- a CDS encoding phosphate-starvation-inducible PsiE family protein produces the protein MRKIIRQILGITKDENFMHAIEHIEVLVSKVLSIFMVVVILVAIADLAIFIIKEVFTTPYGSINTTLFKVFGLFLNILIALEILENITAYLKRHVFQVELVIVTSLIAVARKIIILDLEKVKGIDIIGLGVAILALSISYLIIRFSNSNNRH
- a CDS encoding nitrate reductase associated protein; translation: MAEFFEFESDFVDSLRCIPMQVRYKLDTCGIKLKLADWNQMTQAEREALVELPCTTAAEIQSYQEYIQHLIINRTGTPPGNLPIDSKPAWLDSSSIPDSIEDKAQEIGVTLTLSQWVNLTPLQRFALIKLSRSGHENKNFPKAIAEFNISRIG
- a CDS encoding ferritin-like domain-containing protein; this encodes MVQLSERPGTARINNFQEKFIYEVGAMYDAEHRFWEAQQTMLQCCQNSQLRSLIETHIRETEQQIRNLEQVFNALGQQPRRVTCDAAAGLVSDGQKLMLLASENQQILNLGLAGGQAKVEQLEIACYRGLIRAAEQMGQDQVVQLLRQNLQQEEQTSQKIEQHLPQLIQEAQSAGGSKTSKSR
- a CDS encoding HEAT repeat domain-containing protein, producing MTVSQLQEISAQLESPDLRDRMVALANLRNIAAEDAVPLIKKVLDDESLQLRSMAIFALGIKQTAECYPILATILQNDPDYGIRADAAGALGYLGDIRAFEVLSRAFYEDTDWLVRFSAAVSLGNLKDPRAHEVLMQALDSKEGVIQQAAISALGEIQDIESVDSILRFAQSDDWLVRQRLAESLGNLPTPKSVSALKYLEKDSHPNVAEAARIGLKRLEEMGNQA
- a CDS encoding phycobiliprotein lyase; this encodes MNIEEFFELSAGKWFSHRTSHHLAFKQSEDGKSDLVIESLAADHPEVIKLCELYEVPASAASCGARVSWNGTMEWDEEKHTGSTVLATVPDVDNPNEGRLLREMGYAEKAPVAGRYKMGDDGALTLTTEYETMWSEERLWFASPNLRMRVSVLKRFGGFSMASFTSEIRMGGSPAAAKAEEAANSASS